Within the Glycine max cultivar Williams 82 chromosome 12, Glycine_max_v4.0, whole genome shotgun sequence genome, the region atttatttttatttttgagcaaGTTAGATGCAGAActtcttaaaaaaactaattaaatgtAAACGGAAGAAGcagggaacaaaaaaaaaacgacATTGGCGATTTCCTTATGGATCTTGTGACAGAAGCAACAATGCAAGTTGAAGAACTAAATTCTGGAAGATGGGTTTGCACTAAAACGGATAAagttgaaactttgtgaagttggtgttaaaaccaaaaagacagtttcagtttatagttttggaagttacaaaagtgaaatttccaacacacacataatTAACACATAAAAAcccataagataaaaataaaatggaaaataattaaGTACCTTCATCTTGTGGTAAGAGTTGAGCGTTGGATCCAAAGTGTAGGGAAGCCAGGAACACAAAAATGAAGCACTTAGACACACGTTTGGAGCTTGAAGACATCACAAACCGCATCATGGTCCTGCGGTGTGTCGGTATCAGAAAGTTTCAGAATGGAGTAGCAAAAACAGAGAAGAGAGTTGCTAAAGATTATTTTTGTAGAATTTAAAAGAGGATCTCAcataagacattatttatttgaatttattacacaaatattatatatataataagttgttgattttcataataaacatcttgtaaaataatttttaattgattgataatgtaaaaaatactaataatatatgtcAAGGGATCTAATTCATTAGTTGAGAAAATACATTAGTTatgttgttttttattcttataagatcaaattttaggtttgaatatttttacttattttttatataattagaagagaaatgaaataaaaaagacataaaataaattatgaaataatgTTACAAAGACAGGAGAAGTAACGCGAGAAGTAAAGAATTAAGTATTGTAAACTATATTGAAGTAAAAAATGTCACATAATTATTAcagttatgtatatatatatactctacTTTTTAGTTGGAGTGTGCATTAATAtcctacacaaaaaaaaaaaaattgttgacaaAGAAACCactcataattaaatattaacaatgaacaaagttgtttttatagaaaaatgatAGGAATAAATATCAACTTTAAAAggatcaatatttatttatttattttattcctatATGAATTAATGACAATTTCAGTAAATAtgctttttatatattaatattgttatactttatgagaaataaaaaagaataaattataatggTCCAGAGTTCAAGTCATCGCTTGACTTGATTTCCGCGTCTGAGTaatgttattaaaataatggtccTGTTAAAGTCATCGCTTGACTTGACTTCCCCGTTTGCGAACGGCGTGTGCCTTAAGTTCTTTAAGGAGTTGTACGTAATTGgagtaattaaaaatttactaaagTTTTTAGATCGGAGTTCTACCACATAATAAGATCCCAATATAAGTGAGTGAAAAACTTCTTCCCTGATATCTATAATGGAGATGCTCTTAGACATTTGACACCACTTAGAAACGTGTGGATGACTTTgattaatttctcttttttttataactagaaaaattaaatgaattatatCATAAAGGTTCACCAAGATTTGGATAcacttaattgattaatttcttttagtcctatatgcaatgtgccAAATTTGTCCTAACTCCTaagtaacataaaaatatcTCGGGTGTGCAATAACtacagaaataaaagaaaaattaggatGAAATTATACTAAAAAAGTATTGTAAATtctcttattttgtttttttcgcAGAATAAAGCATGAGAAGAATGGCTAATACCATAGTTACCTTAGCAAATACTGGTTCGGGAAGAGATCCTAGACATTTTGAAATGAATGGAAAGAGAGTCTACTTTCATTAAGTGATTTATTAGATAATCGAAAACAGAAAATCTTGAGAACTATTCGAAACTCAGAAGAATTACGGGAAGGGGCCATTGAACAGCTGGAAAAAGCCCAAGCCCGCTTAAGGAAAGTCGAAACGGAAGCAGATCGTTTTCGGGTGAATGGCTATTCTGAGATCGAACgagaaaaattgaatttaattaattcaatttatacGACTTTGGAACAAttagaaaattacaaaaacgaAGCCATTCATTTTGAACAACAAAGAGTGATTAATCAAGTCCGACAACGGGTTTTACAACAAGCCTTACAGGGAGCTCTAGGAACTCTAAAGAGTTGCTTGAACAACGAGTTACATTTACGTACTGTCAGTGCTAATATTGGCATGTTTGGGacgatgaaagaaaaaataactgaTTAGTCTTTCTATTATAAAATAGAGTATaggcattatttttttcttctaaaaaaataaaattaagaaattttcaTGGTAACCATTCGTGCAGATGAAATTAGTAAAATTATCCGTGAACGCATTGAGCAATATAATACGGaagtaaaaattgtaaatacGGGTACCGTACTTCAAGTAGGCGACGGTATTGCTCGTATTTATGGTCTTGATGAAGTAATGGCGGGTGAATTAGTGGAATTTGAAGAGGGTACTATAGGCATTGCTTTGAATTTGGAATCCAAAAATGTTGGTGTTGTATTAATGGGTGATGGTTTGATGATACAAGAGGGAAGTTCAGTAAAAGCAACAGGAAGAATTGCTCAGATACCTGTAAGTGAGGCTTATTTGGGTCGTGTTATAAATGCCCTGGCTAAACCAATTGATGGTCGAGGAGAAATTTCAGCTTCGGAATCTCGATTAATCGAATCTCCTGCTCCCGGTATTATTTCGAGACGTTCCGTATATGAGCCTCTCCAAACAGGACTTATTGCTATTGATTCGATGATCCCCATAGGACGTGGCCAACGAGAATTAATTATTGGAGACAGACAAACGGGTAAAACAGCAGTAGCCACAGATACTATTCTCAATCAACAGGGACAAAATGTAATATGTGTTTATGTAGCTATTGGTCAAAAAGCATCTTCTGTGGCTCAAGTGGTGAATACCTTACAAGAAAGAGGAGCAATGGAATACACTATTGTAGTAGCTGAAACAGCGGATTCTCCAGCTACATTACAATACCTCGCCCCTTATACAGGAGCAGCTCTGGCTGAATATTTTATGTACCGTGAACGTCACACTTTAATCATTTATGACGATCTCTCCAAACAAGCACAGGCTTATCGCCAAATGTCTCTTCTATTACGAAGACCACCTGGTCGCGAAGCTTATCCAGGAgatgttttttatttacattCACGTCTTTTGGAAAGAGCCGCTAAATTAAGTTCTCAGTTAGGCG harbors:
- the LOC121173224 gene encoding ATP synthase subunit alpha, chloroplastic-like — protein: MVTIRADEISKIIRERIEQYNTEVKIVNTGTVLQVGDGIARIYGLDEVMAGELVEFEEGTIGIALNLESKNVGVVLMGDGLMIQEGSSVKATGRIAQIPVSEAYLGRVINALAKPIDGRGEISASESRLIESPAPGIISRRSVYEPLQTGLIAIDSMIPIGRGQRELIIGDRQTGKTAVATDTILNQQGQNVICVYVAIGQKASSVAQVVNTLQERGAMEYTIVVAETADSPATLQYLAPYTGAALAEYFMYRERHTLIIYDDLSKQAQAYRQMSLLLRRPPGREAYPGDVFYLHSRLLERAAKLSSQLGEGSMTALPIVETQSGDVSAYIPTNVISITDGQIFLSADLFNAGIRPAINVGISVSRVGSAAQIKAMKQVAGKLKLELAQFAELEAFAQFASDLDKATQNQLARGQRLRELLKQSQSAPLTVEEQIITIYTGTNGYLDSLEIGQVRKFLVELRAYLNTNKPQFKEIISSTKTFTGEAEVLLKEAIQEQMELFLLQEQVEKN